A region from the Hydrogenimonas sp. genome encodes:
- a CDS encoding ribonucleotide reductase of class Ia (aerobic), alpha subunit: MSRGVLTVIKRNGRAEPLDITKIQKYTSAAVEGLEGVSQSELEVDAKIQFRDRITTEEIQLTLIKTAVDKIDIDRPNWTFVAARLFLYDLYHKVNGFTGYCHLREYFEKGEAEGRIVLGLKEKYDLDDLNNYIRPERDLQFTYLGIRTLYDRYLIKDRENNPIELPQHLFMAVAMFLAQNELNCQEWAKKFYDVISKFEVMVATPTLSNARTPRHQLSSCYIGSTPDKIEGIFDAYKEMALLSKFGGGIGWDWSKVRGMGSYIDSHKNAAGGIVPFLKITNDIAIAVDQLGTRKGAIAVYIEPWHIDVWDFIDLKKNSGEERRRAHDLFPALWINDLFMKRVEEDGVWTLFDPYETADLTDLHGEEFEKRYVEYENNPDILKERVKAKELWRKILMSYFEVGNPFLCFKDTANRVNPNDHAGIIRSSNLCTEIFQNTDPNHYRVQVKFVDGSVAYFEEEEDVTVDSGITKKAKKITALDSIDGKDIYIVEKVGEDGRTAVCNLASINLSKINTKEDIERVVPIAVRMLDNVIDLNFYPLEKVKKTNERSRAIGLGVMGEAQMVAEKRLKWGSTEHLNAIDEVMEMISYNAIKASSNLAIEKGAYPDFEGSKWSRGILPIDNANPNALALTDRGGLFGYIYDWEELRRKVKEDGMRNGYLMAIAPTSSISILVGTTQTIEPVYKRKWFEENLSGLIPVVVPNLSPDTWEYYTPSFELDQRVLVRAAAVRQKWIDQGQSLNIFMSLDKASGRYLHEIYTEAWKLGIKSTYYLRSQSPEMTEEVADRSMECMGCQ; this comes from the coding sequence ATGTCACGTGGAGTATTGACAGTCATTAAAAGAAACGGGCGTGCCGAGCCGCTCGATATTACAAAAATCCAGAAATACACCTCCGCTGCGGTAGAGGGTCTAGAGGGTGTAAGTCAGAGTGAACTGGAGGTTGACGCCAAGATACAGTTCAGGGACAGAATAACTACGGAAGAGATACAGCTTACACTCATCAAGACCGCAGTTGACAAGATAGACATTGACAGACCTAACTGGACATTTGTGGCCGCCAGACTCTTTCTTTATGACCTTTACCACAAGGTAAACGGCTTTACAGGGTATTGTCACCTCAGAGAATATTTCGAAAAGGGTGAAGCGGAAGGGCGTATTGTGCTCGGCCTGAAGGAGAAGTACGATCTGGATGATCTAAATAACTACATCAGGCCGGAACGGGACCTCCAGTTCACCTATCTCGGAATCCGTACCCTATATGACAGGTATCTCATAAAAGACCGGGAGAACAATCCGATAGAGCTTCCGCAGCACCTCTTCATGGCTGTTGCGATGTTCCTTGCACAGAACGAGCTCAACTGCCAGGAGTGGGCCAAGAAGTTCTACGACGTAATAAGCAAGTTCGAAGTGATGGTAGCTACACCGACACTCTCCAATGCTAGAACGCCTCGCCACCAGCTCTCATCATGCTACATCGGGAGCACACCAGACAAGATAGAGGGGATATTCGACGCCTACAAAGAGATGGCGCTGCTCAGCAAGTTCGGCGGCGGGATTGGATGGGACTGGAGCAAAGTGCGGGGGATGGGCAGCTACATAGACAGCCACAAAAATGCCGCCGGAGGAATAGTCCCTTTCCTGAAGATCACCAACGACATCGCGATAGCTGTAGACCAGCTGGGAACGCGCAAAGGGGCGATAGCGGTCTATATAGAGCCCTGGCACATAGATGTCTGGGACTTCATCGATCTCAAGAAGAACTCGGGAGAGGAGCGCAGACGTGCCCACGACCTCTTCCCCGCACTCTGGATAAACGACCTCTTCATGAAGCGAGTGGAGGAGGACGGGGTATGGACACTTTTCGACCCCTACGAGACGGCAGACCTTACAGACCTTCACGGCGAGGAGTTCGAAAAGCGCTACGTGGAGTACGAAAATAACCCCGACATCCTGAAAGAGAGGGTGAAGGCGAAGGAGCTATGGCGTAAGATTCTCATGAGCTACTTCGAAGTGGGCAACCCGTTTCTCTGCTTCAAAGATACGGCGAACAGGGTCAATCCAAACGACCATGCAGGAATCATCAGGAGCTCAAACCTCTGCACGGAGATTTTCCAGAATACCGACCCCAACCACTACAGGGTGCAGGTGAAGTTCGTCGACGGTTCGGTCGCCTACTTCGAAGAGGAGGAGGATGTAACGGTCGACAGCGGCATAACGAAGAAAGCGAAAAAGATAACGGCTCTCGACTCGATAGACGGCAAAGATATCTATATTGTCGAAAAGGTTGGAGAGGACGGCAGGACAGCGGTGTGCAACCTGGCCAGCATCAACCTTTCGAAGATAAACACCAAAGAGGATATAGAGAGGGTTGTGCCTATAGCCGTTCGTATGCTCGACAATGTCATCGACCTCAACTTCTACCCTCTGGAAAAGGTCAAAAAGACCAATGAGCGCTCAAGGGCTATCGGGCTAGGCGTAATGGGTGAAGCGCAGATGGTCGCCGAAAAGCGGCTGAAGTGGGGGAGCACGGAACATCTCAACGCTATAGACGAGGTGATGGAGATGATAAGCTACAACGCGATAAAAGCATCTTCGAACCTCGCCATAGAGAAGGGGGCCTACCCCGATTTCGAAGGGTCGAAATGGAGCAGGGGAATCCTTCCCATCGACAATGCGAACCCGAACGCACTTGCACTTACGGACAGGGGCGGGCTGTTCGGTTACATATACGACTGGGAGGAGCTGCGCAGAAAGGTCAAAGAGGACGGCATGAGAAACGGCTACCTGATGGCCATAGCCCCTACAAGCTCCATCTCGATCCTTGTAGGAACGACCCAGACGATAGAGCCGGTCTACAAGCGCAAATGGTTCGAAGAGAATCTAAGCGGCCTGATTCCGGTCGTGGTTCCGAACCTCAGCCCCGATACGTGGGAGTACTATACACCCTCGTTCGAGCTCGACCAGAGAGTTCTGGTCAGGGCGGCGGCCGTCAGGCAGAAGTGGATAGACCAGGGGCAGAGTCTGAACATCTTCATGTCTCTCGACAAAGCGAGCGGCCGCTACCTGCACGAGATATATACGGAGGCGTGGAAACTGGGTATCAAATCTACATACTACCTGCGCAGCCAGTCGCCCGAGATGACGGAGGAGGTTGCGGACAGAAGCATGGAGTGCATGGGCTGTCAATAG
- a CDS encoding ribonucleotide reductase of class Ia (aerobic), beta subunit yields MKKKLYSTECDTTRSTTSIINGCTAGIINLNRCSYDWAYNLWEVMMANTWFPKEVDLTEDARDYKHLLPAERRMYDKVLAQLIFMDSIQTNNTVDNVNPWITAPEVNMCLVRQAFEEALHSQSYAVMVDSISINTDEIYDMWKSDRELLRKNSFIGDVYEEFGEKAQDDDEAKLYMLVANQCLEGIYFYSGFSAMYALARSGKMLGSAQMIRFIQRDEVTHLALYSNIIKEIKKEYPQLFNERVVSNMREMYRQAYELERNWGWYVTEDQILGLNQQIIDQYVQYLTDKRLRAIGLEPMFGADNPIKWVDSFSTFNDQKTNFFEGNVTNYSKGSISFDDF; encoded by the coding sequence ATGAAGAAGAAGCTATACAGCACAGAGTGCGACACTACGCGCTCTACAACCTCTATCATCAACGGCTGCACCGCCGGTATCATAAATCTCAACAGATGCAGCTACGACTGGGCCTACAACCTCTGGGAAGTTATGATGGCGAACACATGGTTCCCCAAAGAGGTTGACCTGACGGAGGACGCCAGGGACTACAAGCACCTGCTTCCCGCGGAACGGCGCATGTACGACAAAGTTCTTGCACAGCTTATCTTTATGGACTCGATACAGACGAACAACACCGTTGACAATGTCAACCCCTGGATTACAGCTCCCGAAGTCAACATGTGTCTCGTGCGACAGGCGTTCGAGGAGGCTCTTCATTCGCAGAGCTACGCCGTTATGGTAGACAGCATCTCGATAAATACGGACGAGATATACGACATGTGGAAATCGGACCGCGAACTGCTTCGCAAAAACTCTTTCATAGGCGATGTATACGAAGAGTTCGGCGAAAAGGCGCAGGATGACGACGAGGCGAAACTCTATATGCTCGTAGCGAACCAGTGCCTCGAAGGTATCTACTTCTACAGCGGTTTCTCGGCGATGTATGCGCTTGCAAGAAGCGGTAAGATGCTCGGAAGCGCCCAGATGATCCGCTTTATACAGCGGGACGAAGTTACCCATCTGGCCCTCTACAGCAACATCATAAAAGAGATAAAAAAGGAGTATCCGCAGCTCTTCAACGAGCGTGTCGTCTCCAATATGAGAGAGATGTACCGCCAGGCGTATGAGCTGGAGAGGAACTGGGGCTGGTATGTGACGGAAGATCAGATACTCGGGCTCAACCAGCAGATAATAGACCAGTATGTCCAGTACCTGACGGACAAGCGCCTGAGAGCAATAGGCCTTGAACCGATGTTTGGAGCCGACAACCCGATCAAGTGGGTCGACAGCTTCTCAACGTTCAACGACCAGAAGACCAACTTCTTCGAGGGGAACGTTACCAACTACTCGAAAGGGAGCATCAGCTTTGACGACTTCTAG
- a CDS encoding aliphatic amidase AmiE: MATSENFDENIAHLLELVANLPKHSIIVTPEVCITGFAYDRMNEAAEAGLYALEQIKRVSDGKIITLTTIAKEGEDFVNRTDVVYNGEVIHTQHKVKLFPLGNEHHHFKAGSEEEIKIFEIDGIKFGLIICFELRFTELWLKLRGADIILNPSLWGKPRKQHYEILTRALAITNQCFVVAADSANPDMARSSAIIDPNGKAISDDYAEVIEGVFDPREVKRIRRYIDMDLFHG, from the coding sequence ATGGCAACCAGTGAAAATTTCGACGAAAATATCGCACATCTGCTCGAGCTAGTGGCGAACCTGCCGAAACACTCGATAATCGTCACGCCCGAGGTGTGCATAACAGGCTTCGCATACGACAGGATGAACGAAGCGGCCGAAGCCGGACTCTACGCACTCGAGCAGATAAAGCGTGTAAGCGACGGGAAGATAATAACGTTGACAACCATCGCCAAAGAGGGTGAAGATTTTGTCAACCGCACCGACGTCGTTTATAACGGCGAAGTTATACATACACAGCACAAAGTGAAACTCTTTCCCCTCGGAAACGAACACCACCACTTCAAAGCAGGCAGCGAAGAGGAGATAAAGATATTCGAAATCGACGGCATCAAGTTCGGCCTCATCATCTGCTTTGAACTGCGCTTTACCGAACTCTGGCTCAAACTGAGAGGGGCAGACATCATACTCAACCCTTCACTCTGGGGAAAACCCAGAAAACAGCACTACGAGATCCTGACACGGGCGCTGGCCATCACCAACCAGTGCTTCGTGGTCGCCGCCGACAGTGCCAACCCGGATATGGCCAGGAGCAGTGCGATTATCGATCCCAACGGAAAGGCGATTAGCGACGACTATGCGGAAGTCATAGAGGGTGTCTTCGATCCGAGAGAGGTGAAACGGATAAGGCGATATATAGATATGGATCTCTTTCATGGATAG
- a CDS encoding protein-L-isoaspartate O-methyltransferase → MDRAKQIKLQNFADDIADEVELTPAIYRAFCQVERELFVPPGFRHRAYRLDALPMGANQWISSPVTVAKMTVYLEPEGADNVLEIGCGSGYQAAILSRLFRRVFTIERVENLLNEAKARFKKLDIHNIHTRLDDGRRGWREFAPYDRILFSASTPDIPEEIFEQLAEGGILVAPIETGSEQIITRFTKREGAICESPKESCLFVPVKEGVEQRAGRST, encoded by the coding sequence ATGGATAGAGCGAAGCAGATAAAGCTTCAGAATTTTGCAGACGACATAGCGGACGAGGTAGAGCTGACACCGGCCATATACCGTGCATTCTGCCAGGTGGAGCGGGAGCTCTTCGTGCCTCCCGGCTTTCGCCACCGGGCGTATAGACTGGATGCCCTTCCTATGGGTGCGAACCAATGGATCAGCTCACCGGTTACAGTCGCCAAAATGACGGTATACCTGGAACCGGAGGGTGCCGACAACGTACTGGAGATCGGTTGCGGAAGCGGCTACCAGGCGGCTATACTGAGCCGTCTCTTTCGGCGAGTCTTTACGATAGAGCGGGTCGAAAACCTTCTTAACGAAGCCAAAGCGCGTTTCAAGAAGCTCGATATTCACAACATTCACACCCGTCTCGACGACGGCCGCAGGGGGTGGAGAGAGTTTGCTCCATACGACAGGATTCTCTTCTCCGCATCTACACCCGATATTCCGGAAGAGATCTTCGAGCAGCTTGCGGAAGGGGGCATTCTTGTAGCGCCGATAGAGACCGGCTCCGAGCAGATCATAACAAGGTTTACAAAAAGAGAGGGCGCTATCTGCGAGAGTCCGAAGGAGAGTTGCCTCTTCGTTCCCGTAAAAGAGGGGGTCGAGCAGAGGGCCGGCAGAAGCACCTGA
- a CDS encoding diguanylate cyclase (GGDEF domain) with PAS/PAC sensor, translating to MKQYNKNLWPITLAKCALIVLAGLVFYFGIESYSRVEVDSIAERTLLTQKRLISLQQRAFGSESDIIASLILDDELLEKIYEADRRPLERARVGRELQERYFPLFVKLSGEGLNRLRFRLGDGSTLLCVEDTNLSGESRFYSSSAAGVLKKGRRPLYGFGLDREGGGYRALYPLFYRGEYAGSAEISFKFEELKRALEDVSERACRFTLAIRYDLLEKSLQKSALKGYTQSFIDPAFAVREDMLGDLEVLKKAKYRVELLPYREFYTVLEDESTQQELYYTVGFIPLTLIDGDMAGYYIVVHKDSGAIAQVMSIAGIAYWALALMVFVSLVLTIMVHIYRAKAHAADIDALTGIYNRRGCLKRLKSGDKRYALLYIDIDHFKRINDTFGHETGDMVLKEVVHIISAHIRKDDVFCRHGGEEFLLFVANASEAQAAAVAEKLRKHIQIHRFEKVGDLTVSIGVAVRGRNESIGSLIARADKNLYKAKSEGRNRVVPGKQAEKRE from the coding sequence ATGAAACAGTATAATAAAAACCTATGGCCCATAACGCTGGCGAAGTGCGCTCTGATAGTACTGGCCGGGCTCGTATTCTACTTTGGTATAGAGTCTTACAGCAGGGTGGAGGTCGACTCTATAGCGGAGAGGACACTTCTTACGCAGAAGCGTCTCATATCCCTGCAGCAGAGGGCTTTCGGGTCGGAGTCCGATATTATCGCCTCCCTGATTCTGGATGATGAGCTGCTCGAAAAGATATATGAAGCCGACCGCAGGCCGCTCGAGCGCGCGAGAGTCGGTAGAGAACTGCAGGAGAGGTATTTCCCTCTATTCGTAAAGCTATCGGGAGAGGGGCTCAACCGTCTGCGGTTCCGCCTTGGTGACGGAAGCACCCTTTTGTGCGTAGAAGATACAAATCTCTCGGGAGAGTCACGCTTCTACTCTTCATCCGCGGCCGGAGTGTTGAAAAAGGGCAGGAGACCGCTATATGGTTTCGGTTTGGATCGTGAAGGGGGCGGCTACCGTGCCCTCTATCCGCTCTTTTACAGGGGCGAGTATGCGGGCAGTGCCGAGATCTCCTTCAAGTTCGAGGAGCTGAAGAGGGCGCTGGAGGATGTTAGTGAAAGAGCGTGCAGGTTTACGCTTGCCATCCGATACGACCTCCTTGAAAAGAGCCTGCAGAAGAGTGCCCTGAAAGGCTACACACAGAGTTTCATAGATCCCGCATTCGCCGTAAGAGAAGATATGCTTGGGGATCTGGAGGTGCTGAAAAAGGCAAAATACAGGGTAGAGCTTCTGCCGTACAGGGAGTTCTACACCGTGCTGGAGGATGAGAGTACGCAGCAGGAGCTGTACTATACGGTCGGTTTCATACCGCTTACTCTCATAGATGGCGACATGGCCGGATACTATATAGTCGTCCATAAAGACAGCGGAGCCATTGCGCAGGTTATGTCCATAGCCGGCATCGCCTACTGGGCCCTGGCGCTTATGGTATTTGTCTCGCTGGTCCTCACTATAATGGTGCATATCTACAGGGCAAAAGCACACGCGGCCGATATAGACGCTCTTACAGGTATCTACAACCGGAGGGGGTGTCTGAAGCGCCTCAAAAGCGGTGACAAAAGATATGCGTTGCTATATATTGATATAGACCACTTTAAGCGTATAAACGATACGTTCGGCCATGAAACAGGTGACATGGTTTTAAAAGAGGTCGTTCACATCATCTCTGCGCACATCAGAAAAGATGATGTATTCTGCCGCCACGGCGGGGAGGAGTTTCTACTCTTCGTAGCCAATGCCAGCGAAGCCCAGGCGGCGGCTGTAGCCGAAAAGCTTAGAAAACATATACAGATACACCGCTTCGAAAAGGTGGGTGACCTCACGGTAAGTATAGGAGTTGCCGTTAGAGGGAGAAACGAGTCGATAGGCTCACTGATAGCCCGTGCAGACAAAAACCTCTACAAAGCGAAAAGCGAAGGAAGAAACAGGGTTGTGCCGGGCAAACAGGCTGAAAAGAGGGAGTGA
- a CDS encoding signal-transduction sensor protein-PAS/PAC domain: protein MERPTPIDEEIVLDPKRYIVSKTDKKGVIEYGNDYFVQISGYSEAELIGKPHSIIRHPDMPKILFKMMWERILNDQNIIALVKNLAKDGRYYWVVTEFETKKDPISNQITGFTAFRKAAPRDAVKEIEPLYAKLLEIEKVGGMEASEKYLRGYLEDAGMSYDEYIDDLIGNKGMFKLFFKMMKALFR, encoded by the coding sequence ATGGAACGTCCGACACCCATAGACGAAGAGATAGTACTGGACCCGAAGCGTTACATTGTAAGCAAAACGGACAAGAAGGGTGTCATAGAGTACGGAAACGACTACTTCGTGCAGATAAGCGGCTACAGCGAAGCTGAACTCATAGGAAAGCCGCACAGCATTATAAGGCATCCCGACATGCCGAAGATTCTTTTCAAAATGATGTGGGAGAGGATTCTGAACGACCAGAATATAATAGCCCTGGTAAAGAACCTGGCCAAAGATGGGCGCTACTACTGGGTAGTAACTGAGTTCGAGACCAAAAAGGACCCCATAAGCAACCAGATAACAGGGTTCACAGCATTCAGAAAGGCGGCCCCCAGAGATGCCGTCAAAGAGATAGAGCCTCTATATGCGAAGCTTCTGGAAATCGAAAAAGTCGGCGGTATGGAGGCTTCCGAAAAGTATCTGAGAGGATACCTCGAAGATGCCGGGATGAGTTACGACGAATATATCGACGACCTTATCGGCAACAAAGGGATGTTCAAACTCTTCTTCAAGATGATGAAGGCTCTTTTCCGATAG
- a CDS encoding NADH dehydrogenase, translating to MHHVVIIGGSYGGLKALGVLAGKKGIKVTLVDRHPYHFLQTEGYDLIAGKVPFDSTIIGLRSLCAGFGDNVEYLHAVAKDVDFETKKVIFEEGEPLSYDYLIIAAGAVTRFFESIEGLRNYSYGVKSLRSALKLKEFFEQELYKRLENAAHARECYSILIGGAGLSGVEIAAEMQAYFNRYYRSNALSCGKLQIHLVSGGETILKGLHPSVIKAATKRLLNLGVILHTGAHITKVEEKVATLESGEEIPFDFMVFTGGITAAPFVKGLKAEHNRIGQLVVNPFLQIPGHEEVFAVGDAADLKDAGGKRVPPTAQSAEQSGVDAAENILAHIEKRQLFVSNIKLRGLAIALGGTYAVIDAGKFRIYGLVAYLGKKAIEKLYKIPLRIKAREGFKRLRACTKERL from the coding sequence ATGCACCATGTGGTTATTATCGGGGGGAGTTACGGAGGTCTCAAAGCGCTGGGAGTTCTGGCCGGCAAAAAGGGTATCAAGGTTACGCTGGTAGACCGTCACCCCTACCATTTTCTTCAGACTGAAGGGTACGACCTGATAGCGGGAAAAGTACCTTTCGACTCCACAATAATAGGTCTCAGGTCCCTTTGTGCCGGATTCGGCGACAATGTGGAGTATCTGCACGCCGTCGCCAAAGATGTAGACTTCGAGACCAAAAAGGTGATTTTCGAGGAGGGGGAGCCGCTCTCCTACGACTACCTGATAATAGCCGCCGGGGCGGTGACCCGTTTTTTCGAGAGTATCGAGGGGCTTCGCAACTACTCCTACGGAGTCAAAAGTCTGCGCAGTGCACTGAAACTGAAAGAGTTTTTCGAACAGGAGCTCTACAAGAGGCTCGAAAATGCCGCCCATGCCAGGGAGTGCTACTCGATACTGATCGGAGGAGCCGGACTCTCCGGTGTTGAAATCGCAGCCGAGATGCAGGCATACTTCAACCGATACTACCGCTCCAACGCGCTCTCATGCGGAAAACTGCAGATCCATCTGGTAAGCGGAGGCGAGACGATACTGAAAGGGCTCCACCCCTCCGTTATAAAGGCGGCGACAAAGCGGCTTCTGAACCTGGGAGTCATCCTTCATACGGGCGCCCACATAACGAAGGTGGAAGAGAAGGTAGCCACCTTGGAGAGCGGAGAGGAGATACCTTTCGACTTCATGGTTTTTACAGGCGGTATTACCGCCGCTCCATTTGTGAAGGGGCTCAAAGCGGAGCACAACCGCATAGGGCAGCTGGTAGTGAATCCGTTTTTGCAGATTCCGGGGCATGAAGAGGTTTTTGCGGTAGGAGACGCCGCGGATCTTAAAGATGCCGGCGGAAAGAGGGTGCCGCCTACCGCGCAGTCCGCGGAGCAGAGCGGGGTCGATGCGGCGGAGAACATCCTGGCCCATATAGAGAAGAGGCAGCTCTTTGTCAGCAATATAAAGCTGAGAGGTTTGGCTATCGCCCTCGGCGGAACATATGCGGTTATCGATGCAGGGAAGTTCAGAATCTACGGCTTGGTCGCTTACCTTGGGAAAAAGGCGATAGAGAAGCTCTACAAGATTCCGCTCCGCATAAAGGCGAGGGAGGGCTTCAAGAGGCTGAGGGCCTGTACGAAAGAGAGGCTTTGA
- a CDS encoding probable peroxiredoxin — MGMPLLGEKFPSIEVQTTHGAMKFPEDKKGRWVVLFSHPADFTPVCTTEFVSFQKHKEQFDAIGTDLVGFSIDQVFSHIKWVEWIKEKLDVDIEFPIIAGTDTLAEKIGMLHPAKGANTVRAVFVIDPEGVVRTILYYPQEIGRNIGEIVRVVKALQKSDADGVATPADWPENELIGDRVIIPPATDCKTAEERTKNYECFDWWFCHKPQ, encoded by the coding sequence ATGGGTATGCCTTTGCTTGGAGAGAAGTTTCCATCGATAGAGGTTCAGACTACACACGGAGCCATGAAGTTTCCGGAAGACAAAAAGGGTAGATGGGTAGTGCTCTTCAGCCATCCGGCCGACTTCACTCCCGTCTGTACGACAGAGTTCGTCTCCTTCCAGAAGCACAAGGAGCAGTTCGATGCGATAGGGACAGATTTGGTGGGCTTCTCCATAGATCAGGTCTTCAGCCATATCAAGTGGGTGGAGTGGATAAAGGAGAAGCTCGATGTGGATATAGAGTTCCCGATAATAGCCGGCACCGATACGCTCGCCGAAAAGATCGGCATGCTCCATCCGGCGAAGGGGGCCAACACGGTTAGAGCGGTATTCGTCATCGACCCCGAAGGGGTGGTGCGTACCATTCTCTACTATCCGCAGGAGATAGGACGCAACATCGGCGAAATTGTACGGGTGGTAAAAGCCCTGCAGAAGAGCGATGCCGACGGAGTAGCCACGCCGGCCGACTGGCCCGAGAATGAACTTATCGGCGACAGGGTCATAATTCCGCCGGCTACAGACTGCAAAACCGCCGAAGAGCGCACCAAAAACTATGAATGTTTCGACTGGTGGTTCTGCCACAAACCGCAGTGA
- a CDS encoding transcriptional regulator, Crp/Fnr family has protein sequence MLHLTKLEPFEGISSQLIEEINRVGKIRSYSKGSPAMDSDDTMKNFYIVLEGRIKVYRYNPRNNREQTLYLLGPRDMFDVLTVLDGERHEVMTEAIDDAKVLELPIEKVREWLETNPAFNRAFFPYMARQMRQVEELAGDLSLYDTSTRLMKLILKNLDMSNPVKHLGLLHNLPHDEIASMIGTVRHVVNRHLQQLKREGILNIERKKLAVNNVKKLLEKVEKEY, from the coding sequence ATGCTGCACCTTACGAAACTCGAGCCCTTCGAGGGTATAAGCTCTCAGCTGATAGAGGAGATCAACAGGGTTGGGAAGATAAGAAGCTACTCCAAAGGTTCGCCGGCGATGGACTCGGACGATACTATGAAGAATTTTTATATTGTCCTGGAGGGGCGTATAAAGGTATACAGGTACAACCCCAGGAACAATCGGGAGCAGACACTCTATCTTCTCGGCCCCAGAGATATGTTCGACGTGCTCACCGTTCTTGACGGAGAGAGACACGAGGTGATGACAGAAGCGATAGACGATGCGAAGGTGCTGGAGCTTCCCATAGAGAAGGTAAGGGAGTGGCTCGAGACAAACCCCGCCTTCAACCGCGCATTTTTCCCCTATATGGCCCGCCAGATGCGGCAGGTCGAGGAGCTTGCAGGCGATCTCTCCCTGTATGACACCTCTACCAGATTGATGAAGCTCATTCTCAAAAACCTGGATATGAGTAACCCTGTGAAGCATCTCGGGCTTCTGCACAATCTACCACACGATGAGATAGCCTCCATGATCGGTACCGTTCGCCATGTAGTAAACCGCCATCTCCAACAGCTCAAGAGGGAGGGCATCTTGAACATAGAGCGGAAAAAGCTCGCCGTAAACAATGTAAAAAAGTTACTCGAAAAGGTCGAGAAGGAGTATTGA
- a CDS encoding succinate dehydrogenase iron-sulfur protein, whose translation MITIRIRRFHASREPQEIVQEWEVEEDLTLLEALSGIKCEKDPTLTFRSGCRSSVCGSCSVRVNGKEVLACAYKPENGDLVEPRRFAGVIKDLVVDESAAFETLKSAKAWLGRPEEGAVVKPEDEKRTEKQSDCILCSSCYSACPVLEADPAFLGPFALTRVWRYAADPREAAVDEKIDTVQQKGIWDCTLCGECTAVCPQGIDPKGDILMLRTKSTQMGRMDPNMGSFGSFGLDF comes from the coding sequence ATGATTACAATAAGGATAAGGCGTTTTCATGCCTCCAGAGAGCCGCAGGAGATTGTCCAGGAGTGGGAGGTTGAAGAGGATTTGACGCTGCTCGAGGCGCTCAGCGGCATAAAGTGCGAAAAAGATCCCACCCTCACATTCCGCTCAGGGTGCAGAAGCAGCGTATGCGGCAGCTGCTCCGTCAGGGTGAACGGCAAAGAGGTTCTCGCCTGCGCCTACAAGCCCGAAAACGGTGATCTTGTCGAGCCGAGGAGGTTTGCCGGGGTCATCAAGGATCTGGTGGTAGACGAGAGCGCGGCTTTCGAGACCCTGAAGTCGGCGAAGGCGTGGCTCGGGCGGCCGGAAGAGGGGGCGGTTGTCAAGCCCGAAGATGAGAAGCGCACGGAGAAACAGAGCGACTGCATACTCTGCAGCTCCTGCTACAGCGCCTGCCCGGTGCTGGAGGCCGATCCCGCTTTCCTGGGGCCGTTCGCCCTTACGCGCGTATGGCGCTATGCGGCGGATCCTAGAGAGGCGGCAGTCGATGAGAAGATCGATACGGTTCAGCAAAAGGGGATATGGGACTGCACCCTGTGCGGCGAATGCACAGCCGTATGCCCGCAGGGAATCGACCCCAAGGGGGATATTCTCATGCTCCGCACAAAGAGTACGCAGATGGGACGCATGGACCCGAACATGGGAAGCTTCGGCAGCTTCGGACTGGATTTCTGA